ATATGCAAAACTTGTTCTTCGGAATGGACAAAAGCCTTGTTCCGTTAAAAAATAGGCAACCCATTTGCGGCTAGGACAAATTCTCCTTTATATATTCCAGTGTCTCCTCGACATGCCCTTTTACCTTAACCTTGCGCCACTCTTTAACCAGTTTGCCTTCCTTGTCAATAATAAAAGTGGAACGTTCAATTCCCATGTATTCTTTCCCGAAGTTCTTTTTCAGTTTCCAGACATCATAGGCATCTGCCGCTTTATGCTCCTCATCCGCAAGCAGCAGGAAAGGCAATCCATGCTTTTCAATAAACTTCTCATGCCTGCTGAGCGGATCGGGGCTTATTCCTAAAACGACAGCATTCACATCTGCAAAATTATCATGATTGTCCCTGAAATCACATGCCTGGGTTGTGCAGCCAGGCGTCATGTCTTTCGGGTAAAAATAAAGAACAATATTTTTCCCGAGGTAATCTGATAACTTTACCTTTTCACCATTACTGGCCTCGAGCTCAAAATCCGGAGCTGCTTTACCGATTTCAATTGCCATTTTAATTCCTCCTGTTGAATAGGTTTCTTACTCTAAGCCTATCCAACTTTGTGGTCAAAAACAACTGATAGCATTATGAAACCCGGTCACCTGCATCAAATACTACCCTGGCAACAAATGCTGCCGGGATCACATAACCGATTAACGCTTCCAGTACGGCAATAAGCCTGCCTATACCAACAGGACTGATATCTCCATACCCAACTGAAAAAAGTGTTACCGCACTAAAATAGAAACCCGTCTCCAGTCTCTCGAGGAAACCAGTTTCCATATAGTCAGTGCCGTCCATTAAAACCACCAGCCCATGTAAATCAAGCCATATATATATAAGGCCAAACCCAATCATAATCGTTGCATACAAACTTATCAGATAAAGGAAATTCTCCACAGAAACCCATCTTCCCTTTATCTTGGCGGATGAGAAAAGAGTCTGCAGACTCATGATCATACACAGCACGATTAAAATCAGCGATAAATAAAATGCCATACTGCACCTCATTTCGAAATGCTTATCAATTCATTTATACGCTTATAGCCAGTCCTGTATGACAGCCTGTCTCTGAAACGTCTTTCTGCTTATACTCAGAATTTCCTCCCATAAAAAAAGCCAGGGATTTAACCCGTCTTTAATTGCCCGCACCGCGATAGCGCTTAACACCTGAATTCCAAGCCAGAATCGAAATGCTAAAGAATACTATACCGATTACAGGCGTTAAAAAGGAATACAAAAACCATTCCTCTTTCCCCAAAAAGTATGAAGCTGGATATACACCAACAAAGGCAAACGGAAGCACCCAGGTTAGGACGAAGCGTATGACACTATTATAAATATCAACCGGATACCTGCCATAATTCCCGATGTTGTACATCATCGGCATGATTGATGTTCTGGCATCCGCCCAAAAGCTGATGCAGGCAATCATGACAAAGATGCCACCGTACACAAGCATTCCACCTATCACAAATAAGAAGAATAAGAATGGATCTGTCCAGGATATCTCTAAACCAAGACTGTTTCCGGCGTAAATCATAACCGCAATTCCAGTAACAGCCCCAAAAAGAGATTCAAGTTCCATCCGTTCTAAAACGATTTGGAACAGACTATGGATCGGCCGGGTCAAAATCCTATCGAGTTCTCCTTTTACAATATATCTCTCATTAAAATCCCAAATATTAAAGAATGATGAAAACAGTGCATAGGGCACAAGGAAAAATCCGTAAATAAAGATAATTTCATCCCTTGTCCAGCCCCCAAGGAGAGTTGTATGGCCAAAGACGACTAAGATAAAAATTAAATTGACTGCCTGAAATAATAGATCTGAAAGGATCTCTACAAATAAATCTGCACGGTACTGCATTCTTGTTTTCATATATTGGGCGACATATTGAAAGAAAATGGCTATATAAAACATCTGTCACCCTCCTTGAATAATGAGCTGTTTTTTCGCTATGATCCACAGAACCTGAATTGGCATTATCAGAATAAGAACCCAGATCCCCTGCATAATGATAGCTTGTATAGCTTCGTTATTTGAAAAGCTATTTGTAAAGATCATGCTCGGCACATAGCTAATACCCTGAAAGGGCAGAAATCTTAATATATCCTGTGCCCAGACCGGAAAAAAGCTGATAGGAATCAGAAGACCGGAAAAGAGATCAATCACAACTCTTTTCGCCCGGATAAGCCCAGTATTATTAAATAAGAAGAAAGTGGTAATACCTGTCAATAAATTAATTTGCGTATTTATAAGAAAACTTAATAAAATCGATACCGCAAAGAAAATCCAGGTAGTCCAATCCGCAGAAAATTGGAGCGGAAAAATGAACGAGACAATTGCCATTCCCGGAACCGAGAAAAAGAAGAGACGGAATATCCCTTCACCCAATCCCTGCATCGTTTTCATGCCCAAATAATTATATGGGCGGATCAGTTCCACCGCTACTTTTCCTTCTTTAATCTCAGCAGCCATTTCCCTGTCTATATTATTAAAGTAAAATGCCCTTGCCATCCACGCTACAGCCACATATGTCGACATCTGGATCACAGACATTCCCTCAATCGCATCTTTTTCTCCATAAATGGCGCTCCACAGGAAATAGTAAGCGCCAATATTAATACTGTATATCAGAATGCCTGTATAGTAATTCGTTCGGTAGGCAAGCATCATCAAAAAGCGGATCCGAATCATTTCTATATATTTATCCACAGGAACACCCCCGGTTATAAATAAATCCTTTCATTAAGAGATCCCCCGGTCATAAATATTTCTAATTATTTCCTCTGTTGAAGTTTCTTTAATATTGATGTCTTTCACTTTCAAATCCGCCACGACTTTAGCGATAAGCAGGGAAATCAGTTCATCATTATCCTCCACAAAGGCGGTAAAGATCGCTTCTTTCTCATCCTTTTCCCATTTTACTTCAGATGATGCCGTAATCTTGTTTAAATCGGCAAGGCCCACTTCTTCAAGAAATTGAAATTCTATTTCCTTCCCTTCTCCCCATTTTTCCTTCAGGCTTTTTAATGCTCCATCATAAATGATTTTACCGTCATCTAACATAACAACTCGTTCGCATAACGCCTCAATATCCGAAAGATCATGAGTAGTCAGGAGAATAGTTGTATTATATTTTTCATTTATTTCCTTTAAGAACTCCCTGATTTTCAATTTTACAAGCACATCTAGCCCAATAGTGGGCTCGTCTAAAAACAGCAGCGGAGGATTATGGATGAGTGCTGCTGCCAGCTCACACCTCATTCTCTG
This window of the Cytobacillus pseudoceanisediminis genome carries:
- the bcp gene encoding thioredoxin-dependent thiol peroxidase; translation: MAIEIGKAAPDFELEASNGEKVKLSDYLGKNIVLYFYPKDMTPGCTTQACDFRDNHDNFADVNAVVLGISPDPLSRHEKFIEKHGLPFLLLADEEHKAADAYDVWKLKKNFGKEYMGIERSTFIIDKEGKLVKEWRKVKVKGHVEETLEYIKENLS
- a CDS encoding potassium channel family protein — its product is MAFYLSLILIVLCMIMSLQTLFSSAKIKGRWVSVENFLYLISLYATIMIGFGLIYIWLDLHGLVVLMDGTDYMETGFLERLETGFYFSAVTLFSVGYGDISPVGIGRLIAVLEALIGYVIPAAFVARVVFDAGDRVS
- a CDS encoding ABC transporter permease, translating into MFYIAIFFQYVAQYMKTRMQYRADLFVEILSDLLFQAVNLIFILVVFGHTTLLGGWTRDEIIFIYGFFLVPYALFSSFFNIWDFNERYIVKGELDRILTRPIHSLFQIVLERMELESLFGAVTGIAVMIYAGNSLGLEISWTDPFLFFLFVIGGMLVYGGIFVMIACISFWADARTSIMPMMYNIGNYGRYPVDIYNSVIRFVLTWVLPFAFVGVYPASYFLGKEEWFLYSFLTPVIGIVFFSISILAWNSGVKRYRGAGN
- a CDS encoding ABC transporter permease; this encodes MDKYIEMIRIRFLMMLAYRTNYYTGILIYSINIGAYYFLWSAIYGEKDAIEGMSVIQMSTYVAVAWMARAFYFNNIDREMAAEIKEGKVAVELIRPYNYLGMKTMQGLGEGIFRLFFFSVPGMAIVSFIFPLQFSADWTTWIFFAVSILLSFLINTQINLLTGITTFFLFNNTGLIRAKRVVIDLFSGLLIPISFFPVWAQDILRFLPFQGISYVPSMIFTNSFSNNEAIQAIIMQGIWVLILIMPIQVLWIIAKKQLIIQGG
- a CDS encoding ABC transporter ATP-binding protein, which gives rise to MNDAITVRNLKKEFKAYSSRSGLKGAFRDLLTRNYKIVPAVNNISFNVKQGEMVGYIGENGAGKSTTIKMLTGILTPTSGEVIVNGMNPHKDREKFVSTIGVVFGQRSQLWWDIAVQESFRLLKKVYKVTDEQYDSHMAHVIKTLDIEPLLDKPVRKLSLGQRMRCELAAALIHNPPLLFLDEPTIGLDVLVKLKIREFLKEINEKYNTTILLTTHDLSDIEALCERVVMLDDGKIIYDGALKSLKEKWGEGKEIEFQFLEEVGLADLNKITASSEVKWEKDEKEAIFTAFVEDNDELISLLIAKVVADLKVKDINIKETSTEEIIRNIYDRGIS